In Clostridiaceae bacterium, the DNA window TGTTCAGTAACGATGCATTCGGGCAGCACTATTCTTCAGCATTGATGTATAATGACCTGGTGGACACTGCGGAACTATATCAGGAAGCGCTTAAGTATTATGCAAATATTCTTACACCATTTAGTACATTGGTTATCAGAAAAATTGAAGAGATTTTAGCGCTTAATTTTCCTGTAGACATGATTTGTCCAAGCCATGGGATAATCTGGAGAGACAATCCTTTGCAGATTGTGGAAAAATATAAGGAATGGGCCGGAAACTACTCGGAAAATCAGATAAGCATAGTATATGACACCATGTGGGAAGGAACTTCAAGGATGGCCTATGCCATTGCTGAAGGGATTAAAGAAGTAAATCCCGGGTTAAATATTAAATTATTTAACTCTTCTAAGACAGATAAGAATGTAATAATTACCGAGGTTTTTAAATCAAAGGCATTACTGTTAGGCTCATCAACAGTAAATAAAGGAATACTGTCTTCAGTTGCAGCGGTACTTGAGATGATAACAGGCTGCGGTTTTAAAGGAAAGAAAGCTGCTGCCTTTGGATGTTACGGCTGGAGTGGAGAGTCAGTTGGGATAATAGAAGCAGGGCTTAAGAAAGCCGGATTTGAAATTATCTGCGGCGGAATAAAAGCATTATGGAATCCGGACGAGGAAGCTCTTGAGAATTGCAGGAATATGGGAAGAGAGATTGGAAAGAAAATATAACGATTGAATTTATCTATACTAAGAGATAGCAAGAGTACTCCTATTCTCAGCATGATGGGAGTATTCTTGCTATTTATTTGTAAAAATATGAAACAGTTCAGAAACATCCAGTGCCAAGCCGTCAAATATAAATGATTGCGCAGCTTCTTCTTTTTTAAAAAACTTATATCTTTCAATTTCATAGTTTGCAAATGTATAAATAACAATATGTTCCTGTATTGGGTC includes these proteins:
- a CDS encoding anaerobic nitric oxide reductase flavorubredoxin; amino-acid sequence: MAFAINDRVTWVGKIDWELRRFHGDEYSTFRGSSYNSYLIRDEKTVLIDTVWKPHAKEFVENLKKEIDLDKIDYIIANHGEIDHSGALPELMREIPDTPIYCTKNAITSIKGHYHEDWNFVPVKTGDTLDIGKNKLIFIEARMLHWPDSMMTYMTGDNILFSNDAFGQHYSSALMYNDLVDTAELYQEALKYYANILTPFSTLVIRKIEEILALNFPVDMICPSHGIIWRDNPLQIVEKYKEWAGNYSENQISIVYDTMWEGTSRMAYAIAEGIKEVNPGLNIKLFNSSKTDKNVIITEVFKSKALLLGSSTVNKGILSSVAAVLEMITGCGFKGKKAAAFGCYGWSGESVGIIEAGLKKAGFEIICGGIKALWNPDEEALENCRNMGREIGKKI